aaggatgaaggaatgaacTAGTGGactaggagaaaagaaagaaaaatttggaatatggaggaaagaaagttagagaaactgaaaaaaacaaaaagaagtaatggaagacatggagaaggggaaggatataaggaggaaggaaacaagaagagggaaatgagaaagagaaagataagagagttTTCAGAAGGTATGGAGggatgatgggaaaaaaagggatagatgggtagagatgaaggaaagaagttaaTGTTCATATGGTAGTTGGAAAggaatgggaggggaaggatggggaaaTGGTGGGGATAGGGAATATTGGGGAATGGAAGTAAGGGACACGAACACATCACTGGGGATTACTGTACTTACAGGGACTTGTAgaactaactgtgtgtgtgtgtgtgtgtgtgtgtgtgtgtgcgtgtgtaattgTGTAATTGTAGTGTTCAGTTATCCTATAAATGTACACAATATTCCTACATTTTGATTGGTATTACTTAAGAGTtaataaaagtagaaatgttttaagtagtaatagtagtagtggtagtaatagtaaatacATGTAACCTAACACTCATTATATACATAGTAAAACACTGGTAAAATACTGCTTGATAGAATGTACTTAAATGTATGTTAGGGCGACGGGTTGAGGGGGCGAGGGAGCGAGGTTGAGGGTGACGGGCTGGCGGGGTGTTTGGTCAAGCCCTGTGGAAGGCAGTGGGGATAGTGagggcaggtggaggtggagggggatggGGAGACACCTACCACGGGACTAGTAATGCCTGACTAGACGCTTCAGGGTTTGTGTTTTGCGACTTTGTGTTCATTCATCAGGACTGTTCTTGATTCAAAGGCCTCAGGAATGGTGAGTCTGGCTCCCATGGGTGGTTTAGTCATCATGGTGTGGGAGTCCTAAAGAGCCACTAGAAACAGGAAAGTAGTCTTGAAAATCCCAGTCAcatccactacagcctgttgaAAGTTGTCACGATGAGACGCCCCTGGTGTTTTTGAAAATATGGTCCCTGACTCGTAtgtgaaagtctctctctctctctctctctctctctctctctctctctctctctctctctctctctctctctctctctctttcgctacAGTTTCTTGGAGCGGGCCGAGGTGGCGTCAAAGCGCACGCCGTGGTTCAGGAAAAACTCCTCGATGGGCGTCGTGCTGCCGTCGTCCGTGTCGTCGTCGGTGTCGTGGCGGGGCGGCGCTTCGGGGTCCGCGTGTGCCTCGTGCTCGGGGACTTGGGTCGGGatggtaatggcggtggtggtggtggtggtggtcacctGTAGGGGATGAAGAGGGATGGTGTcgtgcagtgatggtggtgaatgatgatggtgatggtgttggtgatgatgatggttatgaTGGCGGTGACTCGCCTCCACAATAGTAGCCTCGCCGCGGGGACTgccggtggaggaggaggaggaggaggagagtgtgggtgtggtggaggcGGCTTCTTtgtggaggtggttgtggtggaggtggtgaggggaatCTGCGGGGGTGTACTGTCTGGGAGGGGGAATGATGATGTGGTCCAAGGAAGGCTCGGCTGGGGGTGAGGGCGGCGACGGACCCTGTTCCTTGAGACGTGAGTCGTGCAGGAGGTCAAGGATGACCAACTCTGAGGGCTGCGCGGCGGGGCGTGCCGCGGCTGTCTCCTGATCGGGGAGGCACGCCAGTGCCTGGTGGTTTTTGCCCGGCCGAGGCCGCCAGTTGATCAGGCCACcagtgccgccgccgccattagTGCTCCCCTCCGTGCCACTATCGCCACTCCCCTCGCTTGTGTCGCCCAGCCTGATGGTGATGGTCTTCATCTCGCAGCTGTCGGAAGCCTCGGCGTCACTTTCCTCCAGGATTCTGAAGGACGCGTCCTGCTGGCCGTGGCTGCCGCTTGACCGCCGCGGCCAGGGGGCACGCGGCGGGCCACCAGCATGGGGCAGTTCGGGCATGTCGAAGGACACCCTGGCGGGCCGCTCCGTCCTGGGGAAAGCGACGCATCGCAGAATGCCGCGCACGTCCGCCACCCTCGCCGCCACGCCCACCTTGCGGCGACGGTGACGCCCCTCTCGCCGTCCCAGCACCTCCACACGCCGCGCCCCTTTTGGCTTGGCTTCCAGCAGGAGCTTCTCGTAGTCTTCTCCGCTGCCCCACGCAGCTCCCTCTGCCACCGCCTCGCCCAGAGGTGAGTGGGGGGCAGGCGATTCGGGTGACGTCACCCACCCCGGCGCGCCGTTATCCACACACGATAGAGGCGAGCCGTAGCCCTCCAGGCCACCGCCACTGGTCTCTGGGCACTCTAAGGAGCCAAAGGAACACTGCTGCACGAACCACCCATCCGGCGGCTGTCCCTGGGGACAGTGTCCAGGCTGTCCAGGGCAGTCCTCGTGTGTGCGGGGTGACGTACCCTCCCTCCTACagtctccttccttcgtccctGTCCGTGTCCCGTCTGCCACCCGCTGGCACCTGGCGGCCGCCTCGCCGTACTGTCCTCCCACTGCCGTCAAGATGACGTGCTCCTCAGCCTGGCACCGCTCCTCCACCTCGCTGGCCTCGCATGCTCTGCTGCCCGCACTTGCCGCCTGACTCCCGACGAGGGTCGTGCTGGTGGTGACTATCTGCCTGGTGGCGGAGGGCGGGGATGTACTGATGGCCAGACAGTGGCCTGCCTCGCTAGCCTGCTGACTGGTggaattgatggtggtggtggtggtttcaggGAGTGAGGTGTTGGTCTGTGTGTGGTAGTCTgccgtggtgtttgtggtggtgatggttgtggtggtggtgtcttgcTGCTCCtcatgtgtggtggtgttggtggtggtggtggagatcaAGGCAATCGTGGGtgcagaagcagcaacagtggTGGCGGAAATGGTGTCAGAGGCAGTGGtggagagtgtggtggtggtggtggcgatggtggtggggatggcggCAGCTGTGTGGTGCTCAGCGGGAATGGAGGTGGTGGGTtgcgtgggtgtggtggtgtcgGAGGTACTCGTAgtgatggcggtagtggtggtggaggtagtggtggtggtgggaacacTGGTGGAGTGGGAGGTAGTGGcatttctggtggtggtggtggtggtggtggtggtggtggtgctggtggtggtgctggtgctggtggcggcggcggcggcagtagcggcggtggtggtggtggtggtggtggtggtggagacagcagcggcagcggcggcaacTTTGTCAGAGTCAGTGTCCCCGCGCCTCATCTCATTGCGGGCAGCTTCAGCCTGGCGGGAGAGCagcctttagtgtgtgtgtgtgtgtgtgtgtgtgtgtgtgtgtgtgtgtgtgtgtgtttgcgcgtatgtgtttgtgtaatgCTAATGAAATGACGACGATTACTACCAATAaaaacatcaccaacaacaacaacaacaataataataataatcataatactaataatagtaatggtaacaacaacaacattctaaTCTTCAAAACTTAACAAAATCACACAActcttaaaacaaaaaaatactaagataaaactacaaaaaaaaaaaaaaatacaaggaaaaacaaaatgacgtaACTTTAACAATATATCTACACTGAGAGTTAGAAATGCATAAGATGTACTACTAGGAAGGGGTTTGTTTATACCTGCGCTTTGGTGGATGCTTGGGACGGCGCCTGACTGCCCTGCgcggtggagggtggaggggcggGGACAGGTTATTGgggaaggttgtggtggtggtgtgtcctgCGTGGAGGGTAGGTAGAGGGGGCAGGCTAATGGAGAAGGTTCGGATTGAGGGCAGGTCAGAAGGCTTTACTATGAGCAAgtgatgttgttttttttctggtattttaAACAGAGTGGGCGATGAAGTGGTCTCGAAAGGGAAGTAGGAATAAACATCAGAGAAACGAGGAAGTTACGATTGTTTTCGGGGAGGATGTAAGGGAACAACATCTGTGCGAATAGAGGAATAGGGATAACTACAATAAATAAGAAGCAAATGGTGTTGAATCTAAGAGTATTCTAAAAGAGTGTTGTccagatctgtgtgtgtgtgtgtgtgtgtgtgtgtgtgtgtgtgtgtgtgtgtgtgtgtggccagcaGACaaactttgctttctcaccaccactatttttccAAGGCCGTAGAGATGATAGGTCATGTTCTTAAGAGAGCTTTCCGTGTTAATAGCGGAGAAATCATGTTTTTATCTGTCATTGAAAcagtaaaaacatccttgaaaacctgtgtcacttcaactacagcctttgaaagtagtggagaagAGGTGCAGAAGTGTTACAGAAtagtcctttgtgtgtgtgtgtgtgtgtgtgtgtgtgtgtgtgtgtgtgtgaggtggaggTACAGGCCATGCACGCACAAGGTATCATCAGTCAGGTGGGAGGGCGTGGAGGCTCACTTGGGAGGACATCCAGCCATGGGTGAGGGAGAAGAACTCTCGTCCCTCAGCGGCGTCCAGCTTGTGTTCCCGCACTGCGCGCACCACCCGCCGCCGCAGCCGAGGAATGAGCGGGTCCAGCAGCTCGTCCGTGGTCTGGCAGGCCCGCTCCTCACGAACTGCCCCGTACCACGCCTCCGCTGCTTAGACACAGATTGGTTACACGCGCGTCACAGTAGGCTTTGAGTGTGATTgtcatggcacacacacacacacacacacacacacacacacacacacacacacacacacaccaagccaaCAGAGTGAAAGGACATGGTGAGACTAGTGCAAGATGGCGCTTCACCACAgcactcacttcctctccttgaCCCTTGCGGCTGAGGCACATGCTCtctacaccaccgccaccacagggCACACCTCCCTCTGGCACACTTCCCCTTACCAAAAATGGCAGGGGTAAGCGGGCAAGTTGTTGTTTACCTGTCAGGTCCAGCTGGGAGCCGTACGCCCTCCGCAACATGGCGTCCCGCGTAGTGGCGGCGGTACCTCCCcctccgccgccgctgccgctggcGTCACTCCACACGCTGGGGAGAGTTAAAGGTGAAAGTGACACGAGCACATAGTTTTGGTCTGAAACGAGTCATCTGACATGCAGTGGCGGCCTGGCGTGTATTACTAGTTAGGTATCGAGTCACGTGACACGTATTCACTTCCGGTCctattttgcttttccttcaagacatttatggtAATTTTGAATATTCTGGCTGTACTCTATCAAACTGACGACAAGTTACCAAACCTATAGATCTATAAGAGAGCAGCGAACCCTGGCTTGTACAGTATTTTGACTATCCTGATGAGGTTTTGTATAAATGTAGGTGAGATTCTGCACATTCTACACACTGCACTGGCTGGGATCCCTAAGAGCAAGGTTTTCTAAGGGgttctggacacacacacacacacacacacacacacacacacctgatctcCCTCTTGAGCGCTGTTCTCTGGTTGACCGCAGCGATGGAGGGCAGGAAGGGCACGGCTCCGATGGATGTCTTGAGCCGCTGCATGAGGCTGAGTTGCTGCGGCATGAGACCCAGCATGGCCGACCCCACGTACATGCTGCGGGAGGAGAGGTGGGTGACGTGGGTGAGGATTGAGGTGAAGGTATGGATGACTGCTGGGAAATGGGTATGGTGGATGAAGTttgagatgaatgaatgaatgactgttAGAATATTGGTGAGGTGGATGAAGTTTGAGATAAATTAATGGATGACTGCAAGAAGATGGGAAGACAGTgagtagatgaagaaaatggatgatggataagatagataagaaataaaatgaacgaaaacccgaggaccaccaccaccaccaccaccaccaccaccaccaccaccaccaccaccaccaccaaatctaAAGGCTTATAATGACTTTTCCTAATTCCCTATCATACTCCCTTCCGCTCCCTTTCCTGTCAATTGGTACCActtatccctccctcttccccttcctctctcttcctcctcctcctccctcattccttccctctcttttattctctctcataatcttctctatttcttttgtttacttttcctcctcctcttttacattcttccttcattttccttttgtttttgctttcttaTTGCCTTTTATTCtacgttctcttcttcttcttcttcttcttcttcttcttcttttcttcctcctcttcctcttttttcctttttattcggtttttctttttactttacatttctttGTATCTCactcctgttttttcttcattttcctcatcttcctccttttcttctttcctttcatcctgttttccttttccttttattctatccgtcttatctccatcctcctcctcctcctcctcctcctcctcctcctttcttcttttccttctctgcctccttctcctccttctgccccctccttctcttctgcctccttctcttctacctattactctttatccttcctatcctactttctcattttcttttattttaccctttgtatctcctcctcctcctcctcctcctcctcctcctcacctctctacGGCGGCGCTGGGGGTGGGGTCTGAGGGCCGTGAAAGGCTGGTCTTGTTAGAGGAGCCGATGTGGCAGCGAACTGTCTTGGCTGTCTTGAAAGCTGACCTGTCGTTCTTCTCTGGCCTGTTGAGGGAAGACAGGTGtgaaagttaaccccttcaatactgagacacatttttaccttgggatttgtgtacgattagaccattttgttgaggtcagaagattaatggccacagtcttcactattttaatccacacttAAGCCTCACGTGTCACTTTTATCATTCCCACCACTCATTCCACTCCCTCTTACACCAATCAATACTCCTAAAACACTCCCCTGACAGTTTAGCATTCCCACCACTCATTCCACTTATTCCTACATCAATTAGAACATTCCCAAGAGCCTCACCGTTCACTTTAACATTCCCAACACCCTACTCATTCTCACACCATTTAGCATGTTCCCAATAACAAGTAAAGGGGGAAGACTCACCTGAAGAGGATAATATAGAGCTTGGGGAAGAAGAGCAGCACGAGGGTGACGAGAGCGCTGAGTGACGTGCACATGCTCATAC
This region of Portunus trituberculatus isolate SZX2019 chromosome 12, ASM1759143v1, whole genome shotgun sequence genomic DNA includes:
- the LOC123502556 gene encoding metabotropic glutamate receptor 5-like isoform X4 — its product is MAVRGGRRLGMESGERRGRRWVLLAWPVTLVVVTTLLCVTAATAANKQRKTALIEGDILIGALFSVHELPKQKTASTLTCGDIREQYGIQRVEAAFLAIDQINNNTELLPNIRLGVEIRDSCWYSSIALQQSLEFIRDALSAPGDATNTSTRTDSCRVASPKKRLVGVVGPGSSDVTIQVQNLLQLFSIPQVGYSATSTDLSIKSHYSYFMRVVPSDYYQAKVLLNIVLYYDWTYVSTIYTIGNYGQSGMMAFKKLAKENNVCPAKEESVRSDADEEAYDTVIRNLLGDQRAKVVVCFCEGLTITNLLKAVKRNNATSRFLFIGSDGWADRSDVVPAGLESVAEGGLSVKIQSSKVDEFDDYYFGLHPDTNTRNPWFKEFWQHRFNCSLSDTEEGGEKTCTKNESLAINYKQDTKMAFVMKAIYTMAWGLHNMHRALCQPGEGLCKAMLPINGSIYRDYLMNATFTYHDETVTFDDRGDPPGRYNIMNYQRGDNNTYIYKPVGSWDNGNFNLWESDIKFNTPGNLPPISVCSDPCRYDEFKSSSGEGTKTCCWVCTRCGTNQYLKNETACEDCEPGYKPNANKTGCDAIPVQHLTWDAPESIAALTLASLGFLATCFTMSVFIKYNHTPVVKASTRELSYIIFVGMMVSYCATLPLLAPPSSFSCAASRILPGLSFAMIYAALVTKTNRIARILAGNKKITMRKPRFMSATAQVVITCGLIGIELGIIIAMLILDVPDSNHHYPNEDEVILVCNTTDRAIIIPLAWDFFLILMCTVYAVKTRNLPENFNEAKFIGFSMYTTCVIWLAWFPIYFGSTHKIICMSMCTSLSALVTLVLLFFPKLYIILFRPEKNDRSAFKTAKTVRCHIGSSNKTSLSRPSDPTPSAAVESMYVGSAMLGLMPQQLSLMQRLKTSIGAVPFLPSIAAVNQRTALKREISVWSDASGSGGGGGGTAATTRDAMLRRAYGSQLDLTAEAWYGAVREERACQTTDELLDPLIPRLRRRVVRAVREHKLDAAEGREFFSLTHGWMSSQAEAARNEMRRGDTDSDKVAAAAAAVSTTTTTTTTTAATAAAAATSTSTTTSTTTTTTTTTTTRNATTSHSTSVPTTTTTSTTTTAITTSTSDTTTPTQPTTSIPAEHHTAAAIPTTIATTTTTLSTTASDTISATTVAASAPTIALISTTTTNTTTHEEQQDTTTTTITTTNTTADYHTQTNTSLPETTTTTINSTSQQASEAGHCLAISTSPPSATRQIVTTSTTLVGSQAASAGSRACEASEVEERCQAEEHVILTAVGGQYGEAAARCQRVADGTRTGTKEGDCRREGTSPRTHEDCPGQPGHCPQGQPPDGWFVQQCSFGSLECPETSGGGLEGYGSPLSCVDNGAPGWVTSPESPAPHSPLGEAVAEGAAWGSGEDYEKLLLEAKPKGARRVEVLGRREGRHRRRKVGVAARVADVRGILRCVAFPRTERPARVSFDMPELPHAGGPPRAPWPRRSSGSHGQQDASFRILEESDAEASDSCEMKTITIRLGDTSEGSGDSGTEGSTNGGGGTGGLINWRPRPGKNHQALACLPDQETAAARPAAQPSELVILDLLHDSRLKEQGPSPPSPPAEPSLDHIIIPPPRQYTPADSPHHLHHNHLHKEAASTTPTLSSSSSSSTGSPRGEATIVEASHRHHNHHHHQHHHHHHSPPSLHDTIPLHPLQVTTTTTTTAITIPTQVPEHEAHADPEAPPRHDTDDDTDDGSTTPIEEFFLNHGVRFDATSARSKKL
- the LOC123502556 gene encoding metabotropic glutamate receptor 5-like isoform X1, which produces MAVRGGRRLGMESGERRGRRWVLLAWPVTLVVVTTLLCVTAATAANKQRKTALIEGDILIGALFSVHELPKQKTASTLTCGDVSARHTSIREQYGIQRVEAAFLAIDQINNNTELLPNIRLGVEIRDSCWYSSIALQQSLEFIRDALSAPGDATNTSTRTDSCRVASPKKRLVGVVGPGSSDVTIQVQNLLQLFSIPQVGYSATSTDLSIKSHYSYFMRVVPSDYYQAKVLLNIVLYYDWTYVSTIYTIGNYGQSGMMAFKKLAKENNVCPAKEESVRSDADEEAYDTVIRNLLGDQRAKVVVCFCEGLTITNLLKAVKRNNATSRFLFIGSDGWADRSDVVPAGLESVAEGGLSVKIQSSKVDEFDDYYFGLHPDTNTRNPWFKEFWQHRFNCSLSDTEEGGEKTCTKNESLAINYKQDTKMAFVMKAIYTMAWGLHNMHRALCQPGEGLCKAMLPINGSIYRDYLMNATFTYHDETVTFDDRGDPPGRYNIMNYQRGDNNTYIYKPVGSWDNGNFNLWESDIKFNTPGNLPPISVCSDPCRYDEFKSSSGEGTKTCCWVCTRCGTNQYLKNETACEDCEPGYKPNANKTGCDAIPVQHLTWDAPESIAALTLASLGFLATCFTMSVFIKYNHTPVVKASTRELSYIIFVGMMVSYCATLPLLAPPSSFSCAASRILPGLSFAMIYAALVTKTNRIARILAGNKKITMRKPRFMSATAQVVITCGLIGIELGIIIAMLILDVPDSNHHYPNEDEVILVCNTTDRAIIIPLAWDFFLILMCTVYAVKTRNLPENFNEAKFIGFSMYTTCVIWLAWFPIYFGSTHKIICMSMCTSLSALVTLVLLFFPKLYIILFRPEKNDRSAFKTAKTVRCHIGSSNKTSLSRPSDPTPSAAVESMYVGSAMLGLMPQQLSLMQRLKTSIGAVPFLPSIAAVNQRTALKREISVWSDASGSGGGGGGTAATTRDAMLRRAYGSQLDLTAEAWYGAVREERACQTTDELLDPLIPRLRRRVVRAVREHKLDAAEGREFFSLTHGWMSSQGSQAPSQASTKAQAEAARNEMRRGDTDSDKVAAAAAAVSTTTTTTTTTAATAAAAATSTSTTTSTTTTTTTTTTTRNATTSHSTSVPTTTTTSTTTTAITTSTSDTTTPTQPTTSIPAEHHTAAAIPTTIATTTTTLSTTASDTISATTVAASAPTIALISTTTTNTTTHEEQQDTTTTTITTTNTTADYHTQTNTSLPETTTTTINSTSQQASEAGHCLAISTSPPSATRQIVTTSTTLVGSQAASAGSRACEASEVEERCQAEEHVILTAVGGQYGEAAARCQRVADGTRTGTKEGDCRREGTSPRTHEDCPGQPGHCPQGQPPDGWFVQQCSFGSLECPETSGGGLEGYGSPLSCVDNGAPGWVTSPESPAPHSPLGEAVAEGAAWGSGEDYEKLLLEAKPKGARRVEVLGRREGRHRRRKVGVAARVADVRGILRCVAFPRTERPARVSFDMPELPHAGGPPRAPWPRRSSGSHGQQDASFRILEESDAEASDSCEMKTITIRLGDTSEGSGDSGTEGSTNGGGGTGGLINWRPRPGKNHQALACLPDQETAAARPAAQPSELVILDLLHDSRLKEQGPSPPSPPAEPSLDHIIIPPPRQYTPADSPHHLHHNHLHKEAASTTPTLSSSSSSSTGSPRGEATIVEASHRHHNHHHHQHHHHHHSPPSLHDTIPLHPLQVTTTTTTTAITIPTQVPEHEAHADPEAPPRHDTDDDTDDGSTTPIEEFFLNHGVRFDATSARSKKL
- the LOC123502556 gene encoding metabotropic glutamate receptor 5-like isoform X3: MAVRGGRRLGMESGERRGRRWVLLAWPVTLVVVTTLLCVTAATAANKQRKTALIEGDILIGALFSVHELPKQKTASTLTCGDVSARHTSIREQYGIQRVEAAFLAIDQINNNTELLPNIRLGVEIRDSCWYSSIALQQSLEFIRDALSAPGDATNTSTRTDSCRVASPKKRLVGVVGPGSSDVTIQVQNLLQLFSIPQVGYSATSTDLSIKSHYSYFMRVVPSDYYQAKVLLNIVLYYDWTYVSTIYTIGNYGQSGMMAFKKLAKENNVCPAKEESVRSDADEEAYDTVIRNLLGDQRAKVVVCFCEGLTITNLLKAVKRNNATSRFLFIGSDGWADRSDVVPAGLESVAEGGLSVKIQSSKVDEFDDYYFGLHPDTNTRNPWFKEFWQHRFNCSLSDTEEGGEKTCTKNESLAINYKQDTKMAFVMKAIYTMAWGLHNMHRALCQPGEGLCKAMLPINGSIYRDYLMNATFTYHDETVTFDDRGDPPGRYNIMNYQRGDNNTYIYKPVGSWDNGNFNLWESDIKFNTPGNLPPISVCSDPCRYDEFKSSSGEGTKTCCWVCTRCGTNQYLKNETACEDCEPGYKPNANKTGCDAIPVQHLTWDAPESIAALTLASLGFLATCFTMSVFIKYNHTPVVKASTRELSYIIFVGMMVSYCATLPLLAPPSSFSCAASRILPGLSFAMIYAALVTKTNRIARILAGNKKITMRKPRFMSATAQVVITCGLIGIELGIIIAMLILDVPDSNHHYPNEDEVILVCNTTDRAIIIPLAWDFFLILMCTVYAVKTRNLPENFNEAKFIGFSMYTTCVIWLAWFPIYFGSTHKIICMSMCTSLSALVTLVLLFFPKLYIILFRPEKNDRSAFKTAKTVRCHIGSSNKTSLSRPSDPTPSAAVESMYVGSAMLGLMPQQLSLMQRLKTSIGAVPFLPSIAAVNQRTALKREISVWSDASGSGGGGGGTAATTRDAMLRRAYGSQLDLTAEAWYGAVREERACQTTDELLDPLIPRLRRRVVRAVREHKLDAAEGREFFSLTHGWMSSQAEAARNEMRRGDTDSDKVAAAAAAVSTTTTTTTTTAATAAAAATSTSTTTSTTTTTTTTTTTRNATTSHSTSVPTTTTTSTTTTAITTSTSDTTTPTQPTTSIPAEHHTAAAIPTTIATTTTTLSTTASDTISATTVAASAPTIALISTTTTNTTTHEEQQDTTTTTITTTNTTADYHTQTNTSLPETTTTTINSTSQQASEAGHCLAISTSPPSATRQIVTTSTTLVGSQAASAGSRACEASEVEERCQAEEHVILTAVGGQYGEAAARCQRVADGTRTGTKEGDCRREGTSPRTHEDCPGQPGHCPQGQPPDGWFVQQCSFGSLECPETSGGGLEGYGSPLSCVDNGAPGWVTSPESPAPHSPLGEAVAEGAAWGSGEDYEKLLLEAKPKGARRVEVLGRREGRHRRRKVGVAARVADVRGILRCVAFPRTERPARVSFDMPELPHAGGPPRAPWPRRSSGSHGQQDASFRILEESDAEASDSCEMKTITIRLGDTSEGSGDSGTEGSTNGGGGTGGLINWRPRPGKNHQALACLPDQETAAARPAAQPSELVILDLLHDSRLKEQGPSPPSPPAEPSLDHIIIPPPRQYTPADSPHHLHHNHLHKEAASTTPTLSSSSSSSTGSPRGEATIVEASHRHHNHHHHQHHHHHHSPPSLHDTIPLHPLQVTTTTTTTAITIPTQVPEHEAHADPEAPPRHDTDDDTDDGSTTPIEEFFLNHGVRFDATSARSKKL
- the LOC123502556 gene encoding metabotropic glutamate receptor 5-like isoform X2; its protein translation is MAVRGGRRLGMESGERRGRRWVLLAWPVTLVVVTTLLCVTAATAANKQRKTALIEGDILIGALFSVHELPKQKTASTLTCGDIREQYGIQRVEAAFLAIDQINNNTELLPNIRLGVEIRDSCWYSSIALQQSLEFIRDALSAPGDATNTSTRTDSCRVASPKKRLVGVVGPGSSDVTIQVQNLLQLFSIPQVGYSATSTDLSIKSHYSYFMRVVPSDYYQAKVLLNIVLYYDWTYVSTIYTIGNYGQSGMMAFKKLAKENNVCPAKEESVRSDADEEAYDTVIRNLLGDQRAKVVVCFCEGLTITNLLKAVKRNNATSRFLFIGSDGWADRSDVVPAGLESVAEGGLSVKIQSSKVDEFDDYYFGLHPDTNTRNPWFKEFWQHRFNCSLSDTEEGGEKTCTKNESLAINYKQDTKMAFVMKAIYTMAWGLHNMHRALCQPGEGLCKAMLPINGSIYRDYLMNATFTYHDETVTFDDRGDPPGRYNIMNYQRGDNNTYIYKPVGSWDNGNFNLWESDIKFNTPGNLPPISVCSDPCRYDEFKSSSGEGTKTCCWVCTRCGTNQYLKNETACEDCEPGYKPNANKTGCDAIPVQHLTWDAPESIAALTLASLGFLATCFTMSVFIKYNHTPVVKASTRELSYIIFVGMMVSYCATLPLLAPPSSFSCAASRILPGLSFAMIYAALVTKTNRIARILAGNKKITMRKPRFMSATAQVVITCGLIGIELGIIIAMLILDVPDSNHHYPNEDEVILVCNTTDRAIIIPLAWDFFLILMCTVYAVKTRNLPENFNEAKFIGFSMYTTCVIWLAWFPIYFGSTHKIICMSMCTSLSALVTLVLLFFPKLYIILFRPEKNDRSAFKTAKTVRCHIGSSNKTSLSRPSDPTPSAAVESMYVGSAMLGLMPQQLSLMQRLKTSIGAVPFLPSIAAVNQRTALKREISVWSDASGSGGGGGGTAATTRDAMLRRAYGSQLDLTAEAWYGAVREERACQTTDELLDPLIPRLRRRVVRAVREHKLDAAEGREFFSLTHGWMSSQGSQAPSQASTKAQAEAARNEMRRGDTDSDKVAAAAAAVSTTTTTTTTTAATAAAAATSTSTTTSTTTTTTTTTTTRNATTSHSTSVPTTTTTSTTTTAITTSTSDTTTPTQPTTSIPAEHHTAAAIPTTIATTTTTLSTTASDTISATTVAASAPTIALISTTTTNTTTHEEQQDTTTTTITTTNTTADYHTQTNTSLPETTTTTINSTSQQASEAGHCLAISTSPPSATRQIVTTSTTLVGSQAASAGSRACEASEVEERCQAEEHVILTAVGGQYGEAAARCQRVADGTRTGTKEGDCRREGTSPRTHEDCPGQPGHCPQGQPPDGWFVQQCSFGSLECPETSGGGLEGYGSPLSCVDNGAPGWVTSPESPAPHSPLGEAVAEGAAWGSGEDYEKLLLEAKPKGARRVEVLGRREGRHRRRKVGVAARVADVRGILRCVAFPRTERPARVSFDMPELPHAGGPPRAPWPRRSSGSHGQQDASFRILEESDAEASDSCEMKTITIRLGDTSEGSGDSGTEGSTNGGGGTGGLINWRPRPGKNHQALACLPDQETAAARPAAQPSELVILDLLHDSRLKEQGPSPPSPPAEPSLDHIIIPPPRQYTPADSPHHLHHNHLHKEAASTTPTLSSSSSSSTGSPRGEATIVEASHRHHNHHHHQHHHHHHSPPSLHDTIPLHPLQVTTTTTTTAITIPTQVPEHEAHADPEAPPRHDTDDDTDDGSTTPIEEFFLNHGVRFDATSARSKKL